A single window of Ornithorhynchus anatinus isolate Pmale09 chromosome 3, mOrnAna1.pri.v4, whole genome shotgun sequence DNA harbors:
- the PWWP2B gene encoding PWWP domain-containing protein 2B — protein MEAVRAGARLPVLVEQVLGDALLVTLRCGARSFTGLLLDCNKKSGLFCLPPPSPPGREDPPPTSGPPWDPPPTSGPPWDPPPTSGPPWDPPPTPPPPPPPLPAGRAPPYPPYFEGAPYPPPLWLRHTYRQWVPQPPPRGLKRSRRRRPSSRPRPPGRLTPSTIRLRPRRVLCQNCQTSLGPDQSAHAPRRRPGPASPSPPARRHGHHRDGPAEPGGGARRGRPERGAARGRAGRGPGRGEAVPRSPVIKISYSTPQGTGEVVEIPSRIHGSLRPFCPPRVPPEPPAPLASVPKLKLTRPGLPPAVPPPPKIRLKPQRPDGGDSAVSVYKAELVGEPGLPPGEPLLGPPPPPAFFPGRASGPGSARASSGSEEDGVDEEEEDEEEGDGGGARGARRFRGFGRGRPGRDDLAFLVNYHKRRADSSGLPVWSNDSLDESKSSSSEAASPAPCDFLPGDDLSVSSSSSSRDERKTVPPLTVRLHTQSVPRCVTEDGRTVSVGDVVWGKIHGFPWWPARILDINLGQKADGDPSWQEAKVSWFGSPTTSFLSVSKLSPFSEFFKLRFNRKKKGLYRKAIAEAAKAADHLSPEIRDLLTQFET, from the exons ATGGAGGCGGTGCGCGCCGGGGCGCGGCTGCCGGTGCTGGTGGAGCAGGTGCTGGGCGACGCGCTGCTCGTCACCCTCCGCTGCGGCGCCCGCAGCTTCACCGGGCTCCTGCTCGACTGCAACAAAAA GTCCggcctcttctgcctccctccgcCTTCTCCGCCCGGCCGAGAGGACCCGCCGCCGACGTCCGGCCCGCCCTGGGACCCGCCGCCGACGTCCGGCCCGCCCTGGGACCCGCCGCCGACGTCCGGCCCGCCCTGGGACCCGCCGCCGAC gccgccccctcctccgccgcctctgCCGGCGGGCCGGGCGCCCCCCTACCCGCCGTACTTCGAGGGCGCCCCGTACCCGCCGCCCCTGTGGCTACGCCACACGTACCGGCAGTGGGTGCCCCAGCCGCCCCCACGGGGGCTGAagcggagccgccgccgccgaccGTCGTCCCGGCCGCGCCCGCCGGGCCGCCTGACCCCCAGCACCATCCGCCTGCGCCCCCGCCGCGTCCTCTGCCAGAACTGCCAGACCTCCCTGGGCCCCGACCAGTCCGCccacgccccccgccgccggcccgggcccgcctcgccctcacccccggcccgccgccacGGCCACCACCGCGACGGGCCCGcggagccgggcggcggggcccgccggggccggccggagcggggggcggccaggggcagggccggccggggcccggggcgcggCGAGGCGGTGCCCCGCAGCCCCGTCATCAAGATCTCTTACAGCACCCCACAGGGCACGGGGGAGGTGGTGGAGATCCCCTCCCGCATCCACGGGTCGCTCCGGCCCTTCTGCCCGCCGCGGGTTCCCCCGGAACCCCCCGCCCCGCTCGCCTCCGTCCCCAAGCTGAAGCTGACgcggcccgggctcccgcccgccgtccctcccccgcccaaGATCCGCCTGAAGCCGCAGCGGCCGGACGGCGGGGACAGCGCCGTGTCCGTCTACAAGGCGGAGCTGGTCGGCGAGCCCGGCCTCCCGCCCGGAGagcccctcctcggccccccgcccccgccggccttcTTCCCCGGCCGGGCCTCGGGGCCGGGCTCGGCCCGGGCGTCCTCGGGGAGCGAGGAGGACGGCgtcgacgaggaggaggaggacgaggaggagggggacggtggCGGCGCCCGCGGCGCCCGCCGCTTCCGGGGCTTCGGCcgcgggcggcccggccgggacGACCTGGCCTTCCTGGTCAATTACCACAAGAGGAGGGCCGATTCCTCCGGGCTGCCGGTGTGGAGCAACGACAGCCTGGACGAGTCCAAGTCGTCCAGCTCGGAGGCGGCGTCGCCCGCCCCCTGCGACTTCCTGCCCGGCGACGACCTCTcggtgtcgtcgtcgtcgtcctcccggGACGAGCGCAAGACGGTGCCCCCGCTGACGGTCCGGCTGCACACGCAGAGCGTCCCCCGCTGCGTGACGGAGGACGGGAGGACCGTCTCGGTCGGGGACGTCGTGTGGGGGAAGATCCACGGCTTCCCGTGGTGGCCCGCCCGGATTCTCGACATCAACCTCGGCCAGAAGGCGGACGGGGATCCCTCGTGGCAAGAAGCCAAAGTCTCGTGGTTCGGCTCGCCCACCACGTCCTTCCTCTCGGTCTCGAAACTGTCCCCCTTCTCGGAGTTTTTCAAACTGCGGTTCAACCGGAAGAAGAAGGGGCTCTATCGGAAGGCCATCGCCGAGGCCGCCAAGGCGGCCGACCACCTCAGCCCGGAGATCCGAGACCTCCTGACCCAGTTCGAGACGTAG